The sequence AACCCAAAACTTGCTTTGCTGCCTGCGAGGGGAGCACGACGTTCACTTTCCGGCCGCGTTTCCACCATGACTACAAGGCGTTCGACGTTTTGCTCACAAGGTACAATGGATAGCGGGGATGAGTATTTCTTTCACAATTTCATTTGCTCATCGGATGATTCGTCCTCAAATGATGAAGAGCTTGTGGTGACTGCATTGTTCGTCCATGACCACATTAGAGGAACACTACAACAAAATTGACATGTTGTGACGAAAATCCTCATGACGATGGTGGACAATGTCACCGATTACTGCATATCGGTGACGATAAACGTCACTTAATTGTCTCGGCCTCTGAGCCCACTTGACTACCAAATTTTGTGacattttggtattttcatgaCGGACTTGCCAATGTCACCAAACACTACTAATGTGTGATGAACAATTTTTTTTGTCGTGTAACGTCTAGCAGTGTGACCCTCCATATATAGCTAGTTCACGGGTTATTCAGAGGTAGGACCCATGCTTCAGTTTGGGTAGTGGTACTCGCCATAATTTTTTCAAATGCTATTAAGGGTTGTAATTATTTTGCTCTATCTAATATAAGTAGGTAGTGGCCATGGAAAtacttatatttattgttttttgtaaactgaaaaccttgttttgttctctcattttcctgaGATGGTTATTTTGTTTTTTCTACTATCAATAGGTAGTGCATCGGCAAATAGTTTAATTGGACATTTGTGATCTGATGTTGTTTATCTCAAAATAAAATGGAAACTGAACGGGCAATGGAAAAAAGTTAACACAATTATCTTGTTATTATTTCTAGAATAAATAGGTAGTGGCTGTGTTGAAAACTTCAACTGGGCGTTCGTGAGCTAATGTTGTTTTGCTCTGTCTCAAAAGTTTAAATGGAAAGACAAGAGTAGATGTAAAATCTTTTTTATTCTTATCTATAAAGAGGTAGTTGTTGGGCAAAAAACTTGAATGGGGTGCTCGTGAGGTGATGTTGTTTTGTTCTATCTAAAAAATTAAATGATTTATCTATATGGCGAACCATCCATCTCCGCAACAGATACAAACGATTTCTTTGTcgtctgataccaattgaaatgaaACCATCAGTTCCATCGTGCTCGGGATCAATACCGCAGGAACCCGTGTGGGCGAGAAAAACATATTTAAGGCCATTGTGTACAAGTTTCGACATACTTATTTACAATTATAAAAAAATTACATGGAAAATACCACATCATAATGTTTATATAAGGTTTATTTTTTCCAATAATCATTTGCTATTTATTTCAAATTAAATGAATTACATGATATCAACGTAGAAATTAAATCCCGAAAATAAATTAGTTCTCCGCAAAAAGAACGCTTTTCCCTTCACCCAAATACTCTTTTCGCTCCATTTCTCTAATTTCCCCCTCATCCACCCTGTGTCCCCACTCGTCAAAGACCCAGCCAGAATTCCTCCTTCTATTTCACCCGCGAAGAGCCACTGCCCATGCCGCATATCTCTTATGCCCCGATTCAACCGGCTCTCTTCTCCCCAAGATTACAGCCCCGATGGGAACGACTGGCGGCGGCAGATCGGGGGAGGTCGCCCTACAGGACGAGCTCGGATCCATGCAAACATCCCGCCCTGCGAGGATCCGGCCCTCTTCTCCCCCAATTGCAGCGACCAGGGATGCCAGCTTGAAGGAGGCCGCCCCGCCGCCGAGCTTGGATCCACCGCATCAACCCACCCAGCGAGCACCCTGCTGTCTTTTCCCCAGCGCCTGGCGACGTCTCTTGGTGATTTCCTCATCCTGCCACCCCTTGGTGTTCAATGGTTAGGGTTCATGCGTACTACTACTCATCCCACCCTTCTCTGCAATTAGTTATTTGCCACAGCCTGCAATGGTAAAAAGCCTGAACCTCCTGCTAGATAACTTTACTTATATCCTATTGATTGGTCTGTGTGCAAAACTACACTAGTGAGAACATGGTTTTGCATTTGTTATAGCCTGCTATTGTGAAAAGGGCTGAACCTGAATATATGCTACTGCAGTATAGTTACTGTTACTGAAAAGTTCAGTTAGGTATGAGATGTGTGGCCTTAGCTGGGAGATTTCTTTTGCCACCATGTGCTTGTATGGCTACTCTTGCATTCAGAAGAAAATTATATGTTAACCATCTGATGGTTGTACCCTGCTGTAATTATAAAACTAGATGCTCTCGATCGATGTATTGTGTCATAATCAGACGAACATAAACGGATGAACTAAAGTATGCAACATATAAAAGGAGAACTAATTACAAGCAGGAAGCAGTGCATCCTTGTATCCCTATATCTACATGTTCGAATAAACTAGCTTCCTGATGCAGCCACTTTATCTATGCTAAAATGCGAAACtgaattatatttttgtggttctgATGCCCCATAAATAGTCCTTAACTAGTGCTGTCAAAACTGAATAAAGACTGACATGACACTTGATTTTAACTCGTTAAGGAGATGTTTAGCTCTGTATCAGTGTACTTTTCTCTCTAGTACTAGTTAAAAGAGAACTAAACCTAATCTTTGCCATGCCTCTCCTAATTTAGCTACCCATGATGTTAAGCGTCTGAAGCCCACAAGCATTTTCAGTATGCCCAGAACTTTGATAAAAGCATATACATTGTAAGCTTCAGTATTCTACTATATTCTTACATACTAAGCTGGGTAAAATCAAACTGCTCCTACTTTGCAAACATACAACACCATCCATCGAGCCTTAATTCTAAAAGAGTAGTAAACTTTCTGGTTTCTAAACTATGCCAGTAGCTATGgtaataatttttttgttttttgttctgAACATTTTGGTCTTGTTTTTCTTGGCTTGCTGGTTGTTGATTGCTTTGCTTGTTAGATCCCAATGCATGAGATCATCATTTATATACAATATTAGTGCATCCTGTGCTTGCATCCTAACTTATCTACTTTGTTATATTCATGTAAGCTCCAGGAAGGGGCTTTGAGAGATGAAGAGGAAGCCACCCTTTCTATGTCCAAAGCAATGGTAATATATCATCTGGACTTACATCTTAAATAATGTGTACATCAGTGTGGATTCACTGGCTTTAATTATTCTTGCTTGTATCATGTGTATGTCACTTTGCACTATAAGTATCACAAATAGTTGACTAAAGATTGATTCATGTTGTTCCTCCACTCTTTTAGACAATGCAATGATTCACTGTATTCTTTTGATTGACTTGTTTGACCCAGGTACATAAAGGTTGTACCATGGCAAAAACGAAAACGCAAAACTGAGAAGTTGTAGAGCATCACCAAAAGACTGGATCTAGGTCTTATGTTTCCACTTTGAACAAAATTGTAAGAATTCCAAATACCTTAATTCTAGTCCTATGTCTATCGCATCTTGTCATTATATATGGAGTAGTAATGTTAGATTTTCAAATATCTTGTAGAAAAAGGCAAGTACAATAATCAGAACCCAAGTCCCATTGAGTTTTTCAAAGAGACCCATACGAACAGGAAGACTGACAGCATGAGCGAGCCGGCACATCTAGCCTATGTGAGATTTCTTCCTTTATTGTTTCTGACTTGAAATAGATTCTCATATTGACTCAGTGTATCCATCATATGAACTTTGCCTTACTTGAGCATCAATGTTTTCCTTTATACAATAGAATGCGGCTGAAAATAAAAGGGAAACACAATCAGAAGGTGAGCAACCAGTGTGACTCAATGATTGTGGTTGAAGTTCTAAAGGAAGAAAACACCCATAGAACCTTCCTTTCCAGCATGAGTTATGCATCAAGATCCGAGAGAGATCTGGGAGCTTTACTTCATCAACACAGATCTAAGTTCTAGAATAAAAAATTGAACAAAAGGATGGCGAGGCGAGAGATGCAAGGGACAGGTACTTATCTTGTTTCTCGTTGTGGTCTGGTTCTTTCTTTTTTCTTGCTTTTCTGCACGTGCACAGGGCCCTCATGATAGTGAGAAAATGAAAACACAAATATTTGTGAATAAGTCATTTGTTTTTAGTTCTTGTAACAAACTAAGGAGTGCTTTGTTGTTTATGTATGGTTTGATCCAAATCCAATAATCCAAAGtaacataaaaaataataaatgcTTGTAATGAGAAATACATGGTTTGTTGCATGGTTTTTGTTGCTCCAACACAAAGGCATGAGAATAAGGTTGTAATTTATGGTTTCTAATCCTGAAATCCAGAATGATTTGTTGATTTGTTTATGTGCTTGATTTTTAGCAAAACAATATAGGCTGGTTTAGTTTCATCTAAAAAACTGTTGTCCAAGCATAGTTGCTTCTTGCCTGGGTTGCTGACTTGATATCTTATTGGTGATGCTTGATGTTTCTCAAAATGATAAATGAAATTTATCTCTTGGTTGTGCATGTTTTAACCATTATAAGTTATTTTTGGATTTACTGTTTCATTTGCCAATTCGAATGTTCGCCCTCACATTTAATAATGTACCTCTCTATTTTACATTCATATTTTGATAGATTGTAAGCTTCTTAGTGGTACTCTTGTACCTTGTTGTCTTGTCTATTTTCATCTCATTAGGATGCAACATTGTTGTGTTTTGTCGATTTATAGGCACCGATAGGAGTTAGTGGCGAGACTTGAAGCACAAGCAAGAGCATTTGAAGAGATGCGGAGGAAGCAACACGAAGAATTCGAATATGTGAAGAAGATCCAGCAAGAGAAGAATGAAGCCTGGAAAAAGAATTAACAAGAGACGAATAACCTGATTGGTTTTTTCTTAAGTGCTCAAGCAACTTAGCAGTCCCAATCCAAACCTAATGGTGCATGAAGGCCATCCTTTTGCGATGGAAAGATAGTTGTTGAATCATATATTGCAATCATCAGGATAACACATGTGGTCTTTACTTATCTAAATATTGCTTTTTAACTTGTCTATTGTTGTCTCAAACTCATGAGCTAGTGTTATTTTTTACTATCATTTATGTTGAGAGGACGGTTGAGCTGAGATGATGAAGTATATAATATTGTAAATTTATGATGTCATTTGGATCTTAACTTATTCATATAATGTGATTTGAATTAAatacttattgtgatgtacattggGGATACATTGGACTTGATAATTTGTTGTGATTTAAattcaaaataaattaaatataTGTGGCATCATATTCATTAATAATGAAAGTAATGATGCTAGCAATGGGATAGTCTACTCGGGCATTAGACGTGTCATGAATTCAGTGACGTTGCTACATCACTGAATATGGTACAATATGGCATATTTTCTCGTAGCGTGTGACATTAGTTGGCTGTCACGGAAATAACAACTTGATGATGTTATAGAGAACGTCACTGAAGGTCCCATCTTTAGTGACGTTATTTTGCACGCGCCGTAACTAGGAGTAATCTGTGACGGGGATTCCGTGACGATCCTCATGACGCCCATAAAACGTCACTTAGGGGTAATTTGTGACGTTATTAGCTATTCGATGACATTTTTTATCTCGTCACAGTAGGCCCGATCTCTTGTAGTGGAAGCAGCCTCGGTTCAAGGAGTCAATCCCCGGCCATGCTCCGACCTTGAACCGCGATAGGGAGAAAGGCCACCCCCTTCTCTATGTCGATTACTTTGAGAATGCCGCACTCTTCAAACCACACCAATTTCATCGCCAATCCAGAATGAGGAGACATGTGTTCAATTGTATTCGGGAGGGAGTGGTAGGATATGGCCCGTACTTTGAGTGCAAAGA comes from Triticum aestivum cultivar Chinese Spring chromosome 5B, IWGSC CS RefSeq v2.1, whole genome shotgun sequence and encodes:
- the LOC123117413 gene encoding uncharacterized protein; translated protein: MGTTGGGRSGEVALQDELGSMQTSRPARIRPSSPPIAATRDASLKEAAPPPSLDPPHQPTQRAPCCLFPSAWRRLLLQEGALRDEEEATLSMSKAMVHKGCTMAKTKTQN